In Hippoglossus stenolepis isolate QCI-W04-F060 chromosome 13, HSTE1.2, whole genome shotgun sequence, a single genomic region encodes these proteins:
- the zgc:162780 gene encoding putative methyltransferase DDB_G0268948 isoform X2, protein MAHRLFEGKKHAASYLKYRVSPSEHLIQQVLGFLEKRKARPFELAVDVGCGSGQGTQLLAQHFASVVGTDVSPAQLDLALQYALEANITYRECAAEELPFADSSVDLVTVLTAFHWFDRPRFLLEAHRVLKPCGCLALLSYTMDMELSYEGCCSQTLNQFYAALKLYRDPHLGPSSIELYRAAYESIAYPDKEWQECVRVRKAMPLSGYMGMVESFSSYQILLREDPQKAAQLSQDICQKLMSVMQVTSAEAEVVVAVKYYYVLACKPEEA, encoded by the exons ATGGCTCACCGTCTGTTTGAGGGCAAGAAGCATGCAGCTTCTTACTTAAAGTACAGGGTCTCTCCATCAGAACATCTTATACAACAGGTCCTTGGATTCCTGGAAAAACGG AAAGCTCGTCCCTTTGAGCTGGCAGTGGATGTGGGTTGTGGCTCGGGACAGGGCACTCAGCTGCTGGCCCAACACTTTGCCTCTGTGGTGGGGACAGATGTGAGTCCTGCCCAGCTGGATTTGGCTTTGCAGTATGCTCTGGAGGCAAACATCACATATAG AGAGTGTGCGGCTGAGGAGCTGCCATTTGCTGACAGCTCAGTGGACCTGGTGACGGTTCTGACTGCGTTCCACTGGTTTGACAGGCCACGCTTTCTCCTGGAGGCCCACAGAGTCCTGAAGCCCTGCGGCTGCTTGGCTCTGCTCAGCTACACCATGGACATGGAGCTCAGCTACGAGGGCTGCTGCTCGCAAACACTCAACCAG TTTTATGCAGCTTTAAAACTTTACCGCGACCCTCATCTTGGTCCCAGCTCTATTGAGTTGTACCGGGCGGCATATGAATCCATCGCTTACCCGGACAAGGAGTG gcaagagtgtgtgagagtgagaaaGGCCATGCCTCTGTCCGGCTACATGGGGATGGTGGAGTCTTTCTCCAGTTATCAGATTCTGCTGAGAGAGGACCCGCAGAAGGCCGCACAACTCTCCCAGGACATTTGTCAAAA GCTGATGTCCGTGATGCAGGTGACCTCAGCAGAGGCAGAGGTGGTGGTGGCTGTGAAGTATTACTACGTGCTGGCCTGTAAACCAGAGGAGGCCTGA
- the zgc:162780 gene encoding putative methyltransferase DDB_G0268948 isoform X1 gives MAHRLFEGKKHAASYLKYRVSPSEHLIQQVLGFLEKRKARPFELAVDVGCGSGQGTQLLAQHFASVVGTDVSPAQLDLALQYALEANITYRECAAEELPFADSSVDLVTVLTAFHWFDRPRFLLEAHRVLKPCGCLALLSYTMDMELSYEGCCSQTLNQVCTEFYAALKLYRDPHLGPSSIELYRAAYESIAYPDKEWQECVRVRKAMPLSGYMGMVESFSSYQILLREDPQKAAQLSQDICQKLMSVMQVTSAEAEVVVAVKYYYVLACKPEEA, from the exons ATGGCTCACCGTCTGTTTGAGGGCAAGAAGCATGCAGCTTCTTACTTAAAGTACAGGGTCTCTCCATCAGAACATCTTATACAACAGGTCCTTGGATTCCTGGAAAAACGG AAAGCTCGTCCCTTTGAGCTGGCAGTGGATGTGGGTTGTGGCTCGGGACAGGGCACTCAGCTGCTGGCCCAACACTTTGCCTCTGTGGTGGGGACAGATGTGAGTCCTGCCCAGCTGGATTTGGCTTTGCAGTATGCTCTGGAGGCAAACATCACATATAG AGAGTGTGCGGCTGAGGAGCTGCCATTTGCTGACAGCTCAGTGGACCTGGTGACGGTTCTGACTGCGTTCCACTGGTTTGACAGGCCACGCTTTCTCCTGGAGGCCCACAGAGTCCTGAAGCCCTGCGGCTGCTTGGCTCTGCTCAGCTACACCATGGACATGGAGCTCAGCTACGAGGGCTGCTGCTCGCAAACACTCAACCAGGTCTGCACAGAG TTTTATGCAGCTTTAAAACTTTACCGCGACCCTCATCTTGGTCCCAGCTCTATTGAGTTGTACCGGGCGGCATATGAATCCATCGCTTACCCGGACAAGGAGTG gcaagagtgtgtgagagtgagaaaGGCCATGCCTCTGTCCGGCTACATGGGGATGGTGGAGTCTTTCTCCAGTTATCAGATTCTGCTGAGAGAGGACCCGCAGAAGGCCGCACAACTCTCCCAGGACATTTGTCAAAA GCTGATGTCCGTGATGCAGGTGACCTCAGCAGAGGCAGAGGTGGTGGTGGCTGTGAAGTATTACTACGTGCTGGCCTGTAAACCAGAGGAGGCCTGA